From the genome of Variovorax sp. RA8, one region includes:
- a CDS encoding helix-turn-helix domain-containing protein, protein MRRWPLNSAEERLLAAPVVSGVLAGIGTPHLAASYLSAMHRVLPVTFCTVFTVSAAGRIETVSAASSYGSTAERTAERYVAQRFDRLDPNMVWLAARKLPKRPQLWMGHQVAEEVADPAYRAACYGDVGIRERASVLLLLPTGQRTAVSFYRSLAQPEFGDADFALLEVHATVLADATLAHGRSAMAAREAAEPTLSTRLLALSLREREVVGHLLAGKTAKATAREIGVELTTVRTHQYRAFRRLGIRSLKDLLRGASA, encoded by the coding sequence ATGAGGCGCTGGCCCCTGAACAGCGCGGAAGAGCGCCTGCTTGCGGCTCCCGTGGTCAGCGGCGTGCTCGCCGGCATCGGCACGCCGCACCTGGCGGCCAGCTACCTGAGCGCCATGCACCGGGTGCTGCCGGTGACCTTCTGCACCGTCTTCACCGTGAGCGCCGCCGGCCGCATCGAGACCGTGTCGGCCGCGAGCAGCTACGGCAGCACCGCCGAGCGCACGGCCGAGCGCTATGTGGCCCAGCGCTTCGACCGGCTCGATCCGAACATGGTGTGGCTCGCGGCCCGCAAACTGCCCAAGCGGCCCCAGCTCTGGATGGGGCACCAGGTCGCCGAGGAGGTGGCGGACCCGGCCTACCGCGCGGCCTGCTATGGCGACGTCGGCATCCGCGAGCGCGCCTCGGTGCTGTTGCTGCTGCCGACCGGGCAGCGCACGGCGGTGAGTTTCTATCGCAGCCTGGCGCAGCCCGAGTTCGGCGATGCGGACTTCGCGCTGCTGGAGGTCCACGCCACGGTGCTGGCCGATGCGACCCTCGCACACGGCCGCAGCGCGATGGCGGCCCGCGAGGCGGCCGAACCTACGCTGAGCACCCGTCTGCTCGCGCTCAGCCTGCGCGAACGCGAGGTCGTCGGCCATCTGCTGGCCGGCAAGACTGCCAAGGCAACGGCGCGCGAAATCGGCGTCGAGCTGACCACGGTGCGGACCCACCAGTACCGGGCGTTTCGGCGGCTGGGGATCAGGAGTCTGAAGGATCTGCTGCGCGGCGCTTCGGCTTGA
- a CDS encoding fumarylacetoacetate hydrolase family protein, producing MKLATLKDGSRDGQLVVVSRDLASAHYATGIANRLQQALDDWGFISPQLQDLSDALNAGRARHAFPFDPAQCMAPLPRAYQWADGSAYLNHVELVRKARNAEVPESFYSDPLMYQGGSDDFIGPCDRIVVPSEAFGIDFEAEVAVVTGDVKMGATPEQALDGIRLLMLANDVSLRNLIPAELAKGFGFFQSKPATAFSPVAVTPDELGEAWQGGRVHLTLQSSWNGRKVGMCDAGEEMTFHFGQLIAHIARTRNVRAGSIVGSGTVSNKGVEKNGRMEWPKGYSCIAEKRCIETIQDGQPSTEFMKYGDTIRIEMKGRDGQSVFGAIDQEVAAP from the coding sequence ATGAAACTCGCCACTCTCAAAGACGGCTCGCGCGACGGCCAGCTCGTCGTCGTTTCGCGCGACCTGGCCAGCGCCCACTACGCCACCGGCATCGCCAACCGTCTGCAGCAGGCGCTCGACGACTGGGGCTTCATCAGCCCGCAGCTGCAGGATCTGTCGGATGCCCTCAACGCCGGCCGCGCCCGCCACGCCTTCCCCTTCGACCCCGCGCAATGCATGGCGCCGCTGCCGCGCGCCTACCAGTGGGCCGACGGCTCGGCCTACCTCAACCACGTGGAGCTGGTGCGCAAGGCGCGCAACGCCGAGGTGCCGGAGAGCTTCTACAGCGACCCGCTGATGTACCAGGGCGGCAGTGACGACTTCATCGGCCCGTGCGACCGCATCGTGGTGCCCAGCGAGGCCTTCGGCATCGACTTCGAGGCCGAGGTCGCGGTCGTCACCGGCGACGTGAAGATGGGCGCCACCCCCGAACAGGCGCTCGACGGCATCCGCCTGCTGATGCTGGCCAACGACGTGAGCCTGCGCAACCTGATTCCGGCCGAGCTGGCCAAGGGCTTCGGCTTTTTCCAGAGCAAGCCCGCCACCGCTTTCAGCCCCGTGGCCGTCACGCCCGATGAACTTGGCGAGGCCTGGCAAGGTGGCCGCGTGCACCTCACGCTGCAAAGCAGCTGGAACGGCCGCAAGGTCGGTATGTGCGATGCCGGCGAGGAGATGACCTTCCACTTCGGCCAGCTGATTGCGCACATCGCCAGGACGCGCAACGTGCGCGCCGGCAGCATCGTCGGCAGCGGCACGGTCAGCAACAAGGGCGTCGAGAAGAACGGCCGGATGGAGTGGCCCAAGGGCTACAGCTGCATCGCCGAGAAGCGCTGCATCGAGACCATCCAGGACGGGCAGCCCTCCACCGAGTTCATGAAGTACGGGGACACGATCCGCATCGAGATGAAGGGGCGGGACGGGCAGTCGGTGTTCGGGGCGATCGATCAGGAAGTGGCGGCGCCCTGA